A DNA window from Brassica napus cultivar Da-Ae chromosome C1, Da-Ae, whole genome shotgun sequence contains the following coding sequences:
- the LOC106377094 gene encoding cyclin-T1-4 has product MAGVLGGECSYNESGVSSHSRNPNENQDEVSRWYFGRKEIEENSPSRLDKIDLKKETYLRKSYCTFLQDLGMKLKVPQITIATSIIFCHRFFIRQSHARNDRRMIATVCMFLAGKVEETPRPLKDVIVVSYEIIHKKDPVTAQKIKQKEVYEQQKELILIGEKIVLSTLGFDFNVNHPYKPLVEAIKKFKVAQNALAQVAWNFVNDGLRTSLCLQFKPHHIAAGAIFLAAKFLKVKLPSDGDKVWWQEFDVTPRILEDVSNQMLELYEQNSVPASQGSQVESSVGGGSAQQVGSRPISARPAHEHSNSDNPGGSSKATQNQSNDNGSGEAGSVITEHTETHQADQSRTKVEAPEKDRTEKIDANLPDDSIPLDKSRSVVKSGDAPVSQSPKDIKLLRDKVKAKLEAKKSQGEKTKKKDVIDEDDLIERELEDVEIAVEDAKDSQKKIGTEHGEILDGNNLVGNSEEGEMVDDVSSTMPSRKRKMESPCEKQLGEGKKQHIDNSEDAEGGLKTSRVESSHNSHGDREARRHSQER; this is encoded by the exons ATGGCTGGAGTATTAGGTGGGGAATGTTCATACAACGAGAGTGGCGTTTCATCACATTCCAGGAATCCCAATGAGAACCAGGACGAGGTTTCCCGCTGGTATTTTGGACGGAAAGAGATAGAGGAAAACTCGCCGTCGAGGTTGGATAAGATTGACTTGAAGAAGGAAACATACCTCCGCAAGTCTTACTGTACGTTTCTGCAGGACTTGGGCATGAAATTGAAAGT TCCTCAGATTACAATAGCTACATCGATAATATTCTGCCATCGATTCTTCATTCGCCAGTCACATGCGAGGAATGACAGACGG ATGATTGCTACAGTATGCATGTTCCTTGCTGGAAAAGTTGAAGAAACTCCAAGGCCGTTAAAAGATGTTATTGTTGTCTCCTATGAGATAATACACAAGAAGGATCCTGTTACTGCACAGAAAATCAAGCAAAAG GAAGTATATGAGCAACAGAAAGAGCTTATACTAATCGGAGAAAAGATTGTACTTTCTACATTGGGGTTTGACTTCAATGTAAATCATCCTTATAAACCTCTTGTAGAAGCAATAAAGAAGTTTAAGGTCGCACAGAATGCTCTGGCCCAAGTTGCATGGAATTTTGTTAACGATGG TCTGCGGACGTCACTCTGCCTGCAATTTAAGCCTCACCACATTGCGGCGGGTGCAATTTTTCTTGCTGCTAAGTTCCTTAAAGTGAAATTACCATCGGATGGAGATAAGGTTTGGTGGCAAGAATTTGATGTCACACCTCGAATACTGGAGG ATGTGAGCAACCAAATGCTTGAGCTCTATGAGCAAAATAGTGTTCCTGCATCTCAAGGAAGCCAAGTCGAAAGTAGTGTAGGTGGAGGATCGGCTCAACAAGTTGGTTCTAGGCCAATATCAGCCCGTCCAGCTCATGAACATTCAAATTCTGACAATCCCGGGGGCTCGtcaaaagctacacaaaacCAGAGCAATGATAATGGGAGTGGGGAGGCAGGTAGTGTCATTACCGAGCATACAGAAACTCATCAAGCGGATCAGTCTAGAACGAAAGTTGAGGCACCTGAGAAGGACAGAACAGAGAAAATAGATGCAAATCTTCCAGATGATAGCATCCCTCTTGATAAATCTAGAAGTGTTGTGAAGTCAGGTGATGCCCCGGTTAGTCAATCGCCGAAAGATATAAAATTGCTTAGAGATAAGGTGAAGGCTAAACTAGAGGCTAAGAAGTCCCAAGGTGAGAAGACGAAGAAAAAGGATGTGATAGATGAGGATGATTTGATCGAAAGAGAACTGGAAGATGTGGAAATAGCTGTTGAAGATGCCAAAGACAGCCAGAAGAAGATTGGTACAGAGCACGGCGAGATTCTTGATGGAAACAACTTGGTGGGCAACAGCGAGGAAGGTGAAATGGTAGATGATGTTTCATCAACAATGCCTAGCCGGAAGAGAAAAATGGAAAGCCCTTGTGAAAAACAGTTGGGAGAAGGAAAGAAGCAACACATAGACAACAGTGAGGATGCTGAAGGAGGTCTAAAGACAAGCCGAGTAGAAAGTAGCCATAATAGTCATGGTGATCGGGAGGCAAGAAGACACTCCCAAGAGAGGTAA